GAAGCGATCGAGGCGGCATGGATGATGAACTGAAAGTCGTCGATATCAGACGGCAGAGGATGGGTAATATCGTGTTTGGTAAGGGTAAGCGTAGGATTATCCTTCAGACTTACCAACCAATCAGGAACACCGCGAATGTAATTATCAAATACGGTTAGCTGAATCTGTTGATCGGCATCAACCGTGTCATTCCAGTACAAAATCATTTGAACCAGATAATAGCCTAAGAACCCTCCTCCTCCTACAATCAGGAGCTTTTTCCCAGCCATTACACTCAGTTCTTCCTGTAAATTGCTCCGCATGTAGTCCAAATCGGCAGCAATTACATCACGCGCTGTTTTCATATGTCAAAACCTAAGATAGACAGGATTGTCATAACGCCTGTAGAGAAACAGGAAACTCCTTTTAGAATGCCCAGAAATCGGTAATTCTAACCAGAGTTTTCCTGAATCTCTCAAATTAGTCCCGATCAAACTTAAACGGTGGCTAACGGTTTGGGAGCAAAGTAAGCATCCTGCTCTAAACGGAGTTTGACCGCTAAGCTATCTGTGGGCAACTCAACATCATCATAGGTGAGAACTTGATCTTTCGGAATATCTCGTTTGAGCCGGCAGCCCTCGGCAATCCCC
This portion of the Candidatus Obscuribacterales bacterium genome encodes:
- a CDS encoding NAD-dependent epimerase/dehydratase family protein, which translates into the protein MKTARDVIAADLDYMRSNLQEELSVMAGKKLLIVGGGGFLGYYLVQMILYWNDTVDADQQIQLTVFDNYIRGVPDWLVSLKDNPTLTLTKHDITHPLPSDIDDFQFIIHAASIASPTYYRKYPIETMDANVNGLRSLLEYCLRQKEKGVPVEGFLFYSTSEIYGDPTPENIPTPETYRGNVSCTGPRACYDESKRYGETLCVNFAQQH